In Crassostrea angulata isolate pt1a10 chromosome 4, ASM2561291v2, whole genome shotgun sequence, one genomic interval encodes:
- the LOC128181990 gene encoding uncharacterized protein LOC128181990: MANISKSDLLKAIREIVKGNDLSSLSAKKVRRALESRFNADFTDRKKEVDAATMEIVKEMTEAGSDVDESENEKKEEAQSNGAKESSDDNLSDDEPPVKKMKPEKKKRESISSAGSGDAGEDDEDIARRLQEEENTSRRPSRAVAKKPKKPRKKKEKDPNDKKQKKSIYSKPCSLSPALAEVMGTDQMARSEVVKKMWAIIKERNLQDPKNKQFLLCDDQLFNVFKKKRVKTFGMMKILRNHIFDLQD, translated from the exons AAATTGTCAAAGGAAATGATCTCTCATCTCTATCTGCGAAGAAGGTCCGAAGAGCTCTGGAATCTAGGTTTAATGCCGATTTCACTGACAG AAAGAAGGAAGTGGATGCTGCAACAATGGAGATAGTAAAGGAGATGACAGAAGCAGGCTCAGATGTGGATGAAagtgaaaatgaaaagaaagagGAGGCCCAGAGCAATGGAGCAAAAGAATCATCAGATGATAATCTA TCAGATGATGAACCACCAGTCAAGAAAATGAAACCAGAGAAAAAGAAAAGGGAGTCCATTTCATCTGCTGGGTCAGGG GATGCCGGTGAAGATGATGAGGACATTGCTCGTCGCCTGCAGGAAGAAGAGAACACCTCACGAAGACCCTCCCGAGCAGTTGCCAAAAAACCA AAGAAACCTAGGAAGAAGAAAGAGAAGGACccaaatgataaaaaacaaa aaaagTCAATTTACAGCAAACCTTGTTCATTATCTCCAGCCTTGGCAGAAGTCATGGGTACAGATCAG atggcAAGAAGTGAAGTTGTCAAGAAAATGTGGGCCATTATTAAAGAGAGAAATTTACAG GATCCCAAGAATAAACAGTTTCTCCTATGTGATGATCAGCTATTCAATGTTTTCA AGAAAAAACGAGTGAAAACGTTTGGAATGATGAAAATTCTTCGAAACCACATATTTGATCTGCAAGATTAA
- the LOC128181783 gene encoding probable peroxisomal membrane protein PEX13 isoform X2 gives MRSFITIAAVMMAGVAVAMAEGYGSSGYGSSSYGSSGYGYMSYPTSGSYGYGGGYGSGYGYGSGYGSGYGSGYGSGYGKGHGKKSSTAVYYPVPVPVQQQAPTPLPLPPIGLGTEVGTGNNGLFGGSGIGLLMLLFLIPLLFNNNNTSG, from the exons aTGCGTTCATTCATCACCATTGCTGCCGTTATGATGGCCGGTGTTGCCGTGGCCATGGCTGAGGGATACGGATCCAGCGGATACGGAAGTAGCAGTTACGGAAGTAGCGGCTACGGCTACATGTCTTATCCCACATCTGGATCTTACGGATATGGAGGTGGATACGGAAGTGGATATGGATACGGAAGCGGGTACGGAAGCGGATACGGAAGCGGATATGGAAGTGGATACGGAAAGGGACACGGAAAGAAATCCTCAACTGCTGTGTATTACCCAGTCCCTGTGCCCGTCCAACAGCAAGCCCCTACTCCCCTTCCCCTTCCACCAATCGGTCTTGGAACTGAAGTCGGTACCGGAAACAACGGTCTGTTCGGAGGCAGCGGCATTGGACTTCTTA TGCTGCTTTTCCTGATCCCCCTCCttttcaacaacaacaacacttCCGGTTAA
- the LOC128181783 gene encoding probable peroxisomal membrane protein PEX13 isoform X3: MRSFITIAAVMMAGVAVAMAEGYGSSGYGSSSYGSSGYGYMSYPTSGSYGYGGGYGSGYGYGSGYGSGYGSGYGSGYGKGHGKKSSTAVYYPVPVPVQQQAPTPLPLPPIGLGTEVGTGNNGLFGGSGIGLLMLLFLIPLLFNNNNTSG, encoded by the exons aTGCGTTCATTCATCACCATTGCTGCCGTTATGATGGCCGGTGTTGCCGTGGCCATGGCTGAGGGATACGGATCCAGCGGATACGGAAGTAGCAGTTACGGAAGTAGCGGCTACGGCTACATGTCTTATCCCACATCTGGATCTTACGGATATGGAGGTGGATACGGAAGTGGATATGGATACGGAAGCGGGTACGGAAGCGGATACGGAAGCGGATATGGAAGTGGATACGGAAAGGGACACGGAAAGAAATCCTCAACTGCTGTGTATTACCCAGTCCCTGTGCCCGTCCAACAGCAAGCCCCTACTCCCCTTCCCCTTCCACCAATCGGTCTTGGAACTGAAGTCGGTACCGGAAACAACGGTCTGTTCGGAGGCAGCGGCATTGGACTTCTTA TGCTGCTTTTCCTGATCCCTCTCCttttcaacaacaacaacacttCCGGTTAA
- the LOC128181783 gene encoding ctenidin-1-like isoform X1 — protein MAVQSNRPTDRKMRSFITIAVVMMAGVAVAMAEGYGSSGYGSSSYGSSGYGYMSYPTSGSYGYGGGYGSGYGYGSSGYGSGYGSGYGKGHGKKSSTHVYYPVPVPVQQPTPTPLPLPPIGLGAGIDAGNNGLFGGSGIGLLMLLFLIPLLFNNNNTSG, from the exons ATGGCAGTGCAGTCCAACAGACCTACAGATCGAAAG ATGCGTTCATTCATCACCATTGCTGTCGTTATGATGGCCGGCGTTGCCGTGGCCATGGCTGAGGGATACGGTTCCAGCGGATACGGAAGTAGCAGCTACGGAAGTAGCGGCTACGGATACATGTCTTATCCCACATCTGGATCTTACGGATATGGAGGTGGATACGGAAGTGGATATGGATACGGATCCAGTGGATACGGAAGCGGGTACGGAAGTGGATACGGAAAGGGACACGGAAAGAAATCATCCACCCATGTGTATTACCCAGTCCCTGTGCCCGTCCAACAGCCAACCCCTACTCCCCTTCCCCTTCCACCAATCGGTCTTGGAGCTGGCATCGACGCCGGAAACAACGGTCTGTTCGGAGGCAGCGGCATTGGACTTCTTA TGCTGCTTTTCCTGATCCCTCTCCttttcaacaacaacaacacttCCGGTTAA
- the LOC128181715 gene encoding prisilkin-39-like has translation MRITSGRHNMAQSNNCWCGCCAQNRNRCRRHSLFGIKRCLDQIQITTNRSSKMHSSAAVAALLVLGVALVRADMGYSNSGYDQSGYTSGYASGYDQSGYTSGYTGGYAGGYDSGYGYSTGMGAYGQGMSGYGQGLSGYGHGSSGYGHGTSGYGHKKSMKSVYVPYPVPVEAPVQQPLPLPALGLGVGAETRNQGIFGGNGALLLGLLALTPILLNNNNSG, from the exons ATGCGCATTACGTCAGGTAGACACAACATGGCCCAAAGTAACAACTGTTGGTGTGGCTGTTGCGCGCAAAACCGTAACCGCTGTAGGCGCCATTCACTCTTTGGTATAAAAAGGTGCTTAGATCAGATTCAAATCACTACCAACAGATCTTCCAAG atgcaTTCCTCAGCTGCTGTCGCCGCTCTCTTAGTTCTCGGTGTTGCCCTCGTCCGTGCCGACATGGGTTATTCCAACAGTGGATACGATCAATCAGGGTACACAAGCGGATACGCAAGTGGATACGACCAAAGTGGATACACAAGTGGATATACTGGAGGATATGCAGGAGGATATGACAGCGGGTATGGATACAGCACCGGTATGGGCGCATATGGACAGGGTATGTCCGGATACGGACAAGGTTTATCCGGATATGGACATGGTTCATCCGGATATGGGCACGGTACATCCGGATATGGTCACAAGAAATCCATGAAATCAGTCTACGTCCCTTACCCAGTCCCAGTGGAAGCACCCGTCCAGCAGCCACTCCCCCTCCCAGCCCTTGGTCTGGGTGTTGGAGCTGAAACCAGAAACCAGGGAATCTTTGGAGGAAACGGTGCTCTGCTTTTGG GTCTCTTGGCTCTTACACCAATCTTGTTGAACAACAACAACTCAGGTTAA
- the LOC128179760 gene encoding uncharacterized protein LOC128179760, whose amino-acid sequence MRSFATVAILALVAVVAVNAQWFGDDDFDDFFDDDDDYRVYMGGYAPSAGFGPLSSGYVMGSMGSVGMGSMGSSIAYSHGHGGKSGKAMYIPYAVPTPVAAQPTPLPLELLYGNVQTTQSGLFGGNGSGLLLLLFLLPLLLNNNNNTSG is encoded by the exons ATGCGTTCCTTTGCCACCGTCGCTATCCTTGCCCTCGTCGCCGTTGTTGCAGTCAACGCTCAGTGGTTCGGCGATGACGATTTTGATGATTTCttcgatgatgatgatgattacaGGGTATACATGGGTGGCTATGCCCCATCTGCTGGCTTCGGACCACTTTCCTCTGGATACGTAATGGGATCCATGGGATCCGTAGGAATGGGATCAATGGGATCATCCATCGCTTATAGTCATGGTCACGGTGGAAAATCCGGTAAAGCCATGTACATTCCCTACGCTGTCCCCACCCCCGTCGCCGCCCAGCCCACCCCTCTCCCCCTTGAACTTCTGTATGGTAATGTCCAGACAACACAGAGCGGTCTCTTCGGAGGAAACGGAAGCGGTCTTCTTT TGCTCCTATTCTTGTTGCCCCTCCTCctgaacaacaacaacaacaccagCGGTTAG
- the LOC128181916 gene encoding shematrin-like protein 2: protein MRITSGRHNMAQSNNCWCGCCAQNRNRCRRHSLFGIKRCLDQIQITTNRSFKMHSSAVVAALLVLGVALVRADMGYSSGGYDQSGYTSGYASGYDQSGYTSGYTGGYAGGYDSGYGYSTGMGAYGQGMSGYGQGLSGYGHGSSGYGHSTSGYGHKKSMKSVYVPYPVPVEAPVQQPLPLPALGLGVGAETRNQGIFGGNGALLLGLLALTPILLNNNNSG, encoded by the exons ATGCGCATTACGTCAGGTAGACACAACATGGCCCAAAGTAACAACTGTTGGTGTGGCTGTTGCGCGCAAAACCGTAACCGCTGTAGGCGCCATTCACTCTTTGGTATAAAAAGGTGCTTAGATCAGATTCAAATCACTACCAACAGATCTTTCAAG atgcATTCCTCAGCTGTTGTCGCCGCTCTCTTAGTTCTCGGTGTTGCCCTTGTCCGTGCTGACATGGGATATTCCAGCGGTGGATATGATCAATCAGGGTACACAAGCGGATACGCAAGTGGATACGACCAAAGTGGATACACAAGTGGATATACTGGAGGATATGCAGGAGGATATGACAGCGGGTATGGATACAGCACCGGTATGGGCGCATATGGACAGGGTATGTCCGGATACGGACAAGGTTTATCCGGATATGGACATGGTTCATCCGGATATGGGCACAGTACATCCGGATATGGTCACAAGAAATCCATGAAATCCGTCTACGTCCCTTACCCAGTCCCAGTGGAAGCACCCGTCCAGCAGCCACTCCCCCTCCCAGCCCTTGGTCTGGGTGTTGGAGCTGAAACCAGAAACCAGGGAATCTTTGGAGGAAACGGTGCTCTGCTTTTGG GTCTCTTGGCTCTTACACCAATCTTGTTGAACAACAACAACTCTGGTTAA